TAGCTGTAGATGACAGATGACGGCTGTTCCGCTGGGTGGGCTGGCGCGGGTGTCACGGGCGGTATTTGCTGTTTTGTCTTCTCCTGCACCGTTGCCGGCGCCGGCGCTGCTCTTGAACCGTCCTCGTCGCCTTTGCCTGTCATGTCGCTGAAGAGGCGCAGAAAATCGGATGCTCTCGGCTTGCCGTCGAATTTGAGGCCGCGTGCACGGCGGCTGACGGGATCGATGTGCCACCAGAGGCTTGTCGGCGCGCGGCCGCGGACCATTTCCGGCGCGTCATCCTCGTCCCGCGGCTTCGGTAGGCGCAATTTCTTGATCGAGGCATTAAACCGGGACACGTCGAAATCGCCGGTCATCGATGTCTCGGCCAATGCCTCTACGGCCATGAACCAGGTGTCGTCGAGATAGAGTGTTCGCGGATGTCTGCGGAAGCCGTTGAGCTGGGCAATGATGGCAAGCGGATATTTACGGCCCACCCGGTCGGCGCTCGGCACCAGCACGCCGGCATAGGCGCAGTTTCCCCATATGCCGCTTTCGACGATGAAGCGTATGGGCGGCGACGACGAGAATATCTCTGTCCATCGGCCTGCGAACATATCCGCGCAGGCGTGCATGCCGGATCGCATCCAGTCGTCGAAGGTAGCGATCAATTCCCGCTCGAGCCCATCGGAAATGAAATCGCCATGGCTGGGGACCTTGCCGAAGAAACCGATGCGATCGCTTTCCGCCGCTGTTTGCGTGGACCTTGATGCCTGATCGGCCATCAGTTGCGATTGCCCACGGTGTTTTTCGTGCTTGCCTTCATCATAATCCCCTCTTTTGAAACACCACCGCCTCGTTCCGTCACTAGAACTGCGCAGGGCAGGCGAAGCTGGCAATCGCATCCAGCTTGAATGGATTGAGAACCGAGCCGAACTGAATATCGAACTCGGCAGCCTGGACGCCATTCTCAAACCGCACCCGCAACAGCTCACCCGACTGATTTTCGATATTGGCACCGTCAAACAGCCGGAAGGGCGACCAGTCGCCGTTTTCGGTCTTCGCCTGCTGCCAGCCGCCCGGCTGGAAGGCGATGCGCGACAGGCTCGCCGTGTTTTCGCGCGAGGGCCAGGTAATCGATTTCGCCTGGATCGGTCCATGATAATAAACGACCCGCTCGCCTTCGATTTCCAGCATCACCGCGCTGGAGGCATTGGTGAGCGAGACGGGTTTGACATTGATCGAAACCGTCGGCGTCTCGCTGCCATTCGGGAAAAAGGCGCGCGAAATCTTGTCGGCATTTTCGAACTGGGCGACGGCGCTGCTGGGAATGCCGGCGGCGCCGAAGGTGCCTTTCCAGCTCCATGGGGTCGTCGTCTTGTCGACAAACGGTTCCATGCGCTGTTTGAAGAAGCTCTGGAAAACCCCCGTCGGCGCGAAGAGACGGGTAAAATCCGCAATCGCGACATCGCGGGAGGAGGCTCGGTCGAAGGGATAACGACCGGTCACGATCGAGGAGCACAGGGAGGCTGAATCGGCCGTCCAGAGTTCGGCGATGCGGCTGCGTGCGGACTTGACCGCGAGCGAGCCGACATCCGCCGCCACGCCTGCCACCCAGACGTCGAGCGGTGCCGGCAATTCGCGTGCCTGCTGCAACAGATCCTGATTGGCCTTGGTGAGCTGGCTGTCCACGTCGAACACCTTGGCGACCTCATCGGAGGTGGTTGCCGAACGGGCAAGCTGTTCGTTCAGCAGCTTGAAATGCGCGAGTAACTGTTCCGATGGCGAACCACCGGTCTTGTCGCCATTGGGCTGCTCGCCCGTTGTAGCTGCGCCTTTCGTCGCCAGCATGTCGCGCAGTCTCGCATAGGGATCGGCCGCATTCACCGTAGCGGCCAGAACGGCTGCGGTTGCGTCTCCTTCCGCAGCGGAGGCGAGGGCGGCGGGGTTTGCTCCGGGGCGGAGATCGGTCGCCTCTGCGATCGATCTGGCAGCCTCCACCACGATATTGCGCTCATTGGCAAGAGCCCGTGTTGTCTCCACCGCGTCGCCGAGGCTCTGGGATGGTTTGACGCGCAGATCGGACAGCGTGTCGGCCCATATTTTCTCGAACCTGTCGAAATAGATTTGCAGCGCGGCCTGCGCCACTTGCTCGACAGTCGCACCCTTGATGGCATCGTCAGAACCGCGCACCCATCCTTCGGAAAGCGCGACGCGGGCCGCATGCGCGACCTGCGGGATGACAACGCGGCGATATCCATCGGCGGTGAAAAGGCCCTCTATCCCCTCGGCCATCGGCGCTTTGCTGCGACGCTCGAAAGCACGCTCCCCCAGCGGGCCGAAAGCCGTAGCGGGTGTCCATTCCATCAATTCCCGCACTTGCGGAAGGCCGGCGAGAATATCATAGGCGCGTGTGCCAATCGCCTGATCGCGGATGGTTTCGCGGGCGGTGGCGATGAGCCGCGCATCGAGCTCGATCGGGGCGAGCACGCCGTCAGCGAGCGCCTTTGCATGCTGGTCAAGCGCTTCTCTCGCCGCCGCCCTTCCGTCACCGGGATAAAGGGATGCGAACATCTGATGCGTCTGCGTGGTCAGGAAATCGCGGTCCAGACCACCCATCCCGCCCAGCATTCCGTAGAGTTTCAGCGAATTGAACGTGCGGGTGACATCCTTTTCGTCCTTCAGCTGCTTTTGCAGCTGCACGATCATGCGCGGCAGCAGAAGGGCGTTGAGTGCGCGCTGATAGGCGTCACGCTGCCGGCCGGCAATCTTGTCTTCCTGATCAAGACCGAAGCTGACATTCCACACGCGTTCGCGGGCAAAGCCGGAATTGACATCGCGCAGATTGTCGAGCGCGGGGAGGATCCGCAGGAAATCGGCGTCCGCGACCTCGCGCACGGGAATTCCCTGAACGAGCTGCTCATAAGCGCCAAGTTTGCGATCCGCTTCGGCCAGCGCCTGCGTATTGGCGAAATAGGTGAAAATCCAGCCGGTGAAGACGATGGCGACCGCCGTGGCGGATACGGCATAAGCAATGCGCCGCACCAGCAATTGCCGCCGGGAAAGGCGCTTGTCACGCGTCACCAGGGCGGCTTCAGGGAAGATGACGTCCTTGAACAACCGCGACAGGAAATAGCTGCGGCGGGTTCTGGATGCCGCGGGAGATTTTTCCGTTTCCGGCTGCGTTCCCGACGCGAAATAAACGCCGCGCAGAAGCGGCGCCTCGATGAGAGGCGAACTTGCGCAAAGTTCGGCAAGGGCCTCGTGCAGGCGATCTTTCAGCCGCGCGAGTTCGGCTGGAAAACGGAAGATACGGCCGCGTATTTCCGCATTCTGCTCCTGCTGCAGGCGTTCGATCAGCATGGCATCGACCCGCTGCTGTAGCAGTTCGAATTCTTCCGTCAGACGCTGCGGCAGGTTTTCGGCGGAGTAGCTCTCATCCAGCTTGAAGGTGGTGCCCCACACCTGCTGGCGGTCGGTCTTGTTGAATCCATCGAAAAATTCCACGAAACCATGCAGCAGGTCGGCTTTCGTCAGGACGATATAGACCGGAACGCGGGCATGCAGATATTCGTCAAGTTCCGAAAGACGCTGGCGGATGGAGCGCAGCTCCTGCCGCTGTTCTTCGGGATCGCGGTTGAGCAGATCGGGAATGGACAGCGTGACCAATGCGCCATTGATCGGCTGCGAACGACGATATCGCCTCAAAAGGCCAAGAAAGCCTTCCCAGCCGGCCTTCGAGGAACCGTCGAGGTCATCCTGGGTGGTATAGCGACCGGCAGTGTCGATAAGGATCGCCTCGTCCGCGAACCACCAGTTACAGTTGCGCGTGCCACCGATACCCTTCACCGCATTTTCACCGAGCGCATCGCCAAGCGGAAATTGCAGGCCGGAATTGGTCAGCGCCGTCGTCTTGCCGGAGCCGGGTGCGCCGAAGATCACGTACCAGGGCAAGTCGTAAATGTAACCGAAGCGCTTTTTCGTGACGCGCCGCAAGAGCGCGAGCGCTTCTTTCAGGCGGGTCTGGATTTCGCCGATTTCCGCCTGCCGATTGGCCAGCGCCTCGCGCTCGATACTGTCGACGAGTTCCTTGTCCTGTTTGCGGCCGCGGTAGATCGTGACGATGATGTAGACCAGCCAGACGGCGACGATGATGCCGATGGCGATGAGCCGCG
This is a stretch of genomic DNA from Agrobacterium fabrum str. C58. It encodes these proteins:
- the tagF gene encoding type VI secretion system-associated protein TagF; translation: MADQASRSTQTAAESDRIGFFGKVPSHGDFISDGLERELIATFDDWMRSGMHACADMFAGRWTEIFSSSPPIRFIVESGIWGNCAYAGVLVPSADRVGRKYPLAIIAQLNGFRRHPRTLYLDDTWFMAVEALAETSMTGDFDVSRFNASIKKLRLPKPRDEDDAPEMVRGRAPTSLWWHIDPVSRRARGLKFDGKPRASDFLRLFSDMTGKGDEDGSRAAPAPATVQEKTKQQIPPVTPAPAHPAEQPSSVIYSYATHPGTRLSLNADALFVSQTPSLFAIADGQGDTHSAAEAARLATNILAETPDAENPEMMAQQIRGKLGTVNSLLLSRQATGADGRPMASVVIASIIAHRLSVLWSGDARAYLLKNGTMHQLSRDHVVVGMKKQLSQCVGLSQQFRPDIVFDEWGLQDRLLLCSYPLVQILRERAIAEIVFNTPIKDCANALVQEALIENARENVSAIVIGNRREQG
- the tssM gene encoding type VI secretion system membrane subunit TssM, which encodes MNPLSYFYTIRSYVESYAALVGRRFLSLLWVIALCVVVWFYGYLIALGDFKPLGTVQARLIAIGIIVAVWLVYIIVTIYRGRKQDKELVDSIEREALANRQAEIGEIQTRLKEALALLRRVTKKRFGYIYDLPWYVIFGAPGSGKTTALTNSGLQFPLGDALGENAVKGIGGTRNCNWWFADEAILIDTAGRYTTQDDLDGSSKAGWEGFLGLLRRYRRSQPINGALVTLSIPDLLNRDPEEQRQELRSIRQRLSELDEYLHARVPVYIVLTKADLLHGFVEFFDGFNKTDRQQVWGTTFKLDESYSAENLPQRLTEEFELLQQRVDAMLIERLQQEQNAEIRGRIFRFPAELARLKDRLHEALAELCASSPLIEAPLLRGVYFASGTQPETEKSPAASRTRRSYFLSRLFKDVIFPEAALVTRDKRLSRRQLLVRRIAYAVSATAVAIVFTGWIFTYFANTQALAEADRKLGAYEQLVQGIPVREVADADFLRILPALDNLRDVNSGFARERVWNVSFGLDQEDKIAGRQRDAYQRALNALLLPRMIVQLQKQLKDEKDVTRTFNSLKLYGMLGGMGGLDRDFLTTQTHQMFASLYPGDGRAAAREALDQHAKALADGVLAPIELDARLIATARETIRDQAIGTRAYDILAGLPQVRELMEWTPATAFGPLGERAFERRSKAPMAEGIEGLFTADGYRRVVIPQVAHAARVALSEGWVRGSDDAIKGATVEQVAQAALQIYFDRFEKIWADTLSDLRVKPSQSLGDAVETTRALANERNIVVEAARSIAEATDLRPGANPAALASAAEGDATAAVLAATVNAADPYARLRDMLATKGAATTGEQPNGDKTGGSPSEQLLAHFKLLNEQLARSATTSDEVAKVFDVDSQLTKANQDLLQQARELPAPLDVWVAGVAADVGSLAVKSARSRIAELWTADSASLCSSIVTGRYPFDRASSRDVAIADFTRLFAPTGVFQSFFKQRMEPFVDKTTTPWSWKGTFGAAGIPSSAVAQFENADKISRAFFPNGSETPTVSINVKPVSLTNASSAVMLEIEGERVVYYHGPIQAKSITWPSRENTASLSRIAFQPGGWQQAKTENGDWSPFRLFDGANIENQSGELLRVRFENGVQAAEFDIQFGSVLNPFKLDAIASFACPAQF